A single window of Actinoallomurus bryophytorum DNA harbors:
- a CDS encoding ricin-type beta-trefoil lectin domain protein encodes MKKKARRAGQRPARLFASSALLALVAALFTGGLSPAHAAGESVNIWLTTTDDSGGRHVTRGLQQQTPITFGTGGSGAQNITVNENNRYQQFTGAGASFTDTAAWLMNSSGALSSTTRTQVMQQLFDPNSGIGLDFLRNPMGASDLARSNYSFDDMPSGQTDPSLSHFSISHDLADVLPLTKQARQLNPALKVMATPWSAPAWMKDNGTFNQPGWLQSQYYAAYAQYFVKYIQAYQAQGVPIDFVSAQNEPTCCGGYPSMSWNGSGLDYFTKTNLLPAFHTAGLSTKVLALDWNWDTYASYGAPQVDDTAIRNDPNFGGIAWHGYGGDVGQQTTTHNQYPNLDAYDTEHSGGTWIGNQQQEDMHNIIDYTRNWGKSVVKWSLAVDQNMGPHNGGCGTCTGLITVHNGDSRSGQVDYTVEYYDMGQLTKFVKPGAYRIDSTANSSVPNVAWRNPDGSKALVAYNDTGSAQSMKVNWGGESFTYSLPAKTTATFTWNGTQSGNGGGGGGGGTGQITGLGGKCVDVAGASSANGAAVQLYDCNGSGAQQWTVGSDGTIKALGKCMDLASAGTANGTQVQLYDCNGSGAQQWSKGASSSLVNPASGKCLDATGPSSANGTRLQIWTCTGATNQQWATP; translated from the coding sequence ATGAAGAAGAAAGCCCGCCGCGCCGGCCAAAGGCCCGCACGGCTGTTCGCCTCCTCCGCACTCCTTGCTCTCGTCGCCGCACTCTTCACCGGTGGGCTCTCTCCCGCGCACGCCGCGGGTGAAAGCGTCAACATCTGGCTGACCACGACCGATGACAGCGGCGGCCGCCACGTCACCCGCGGGCTGCAGCAGCAGACGCCGATCACCTTCGGGACCGGTGGCAGCGGCGCCCAGAACATCACCGTCAACGAGAACAACCGCTACCAGCAGTTCACCGGCGCGGGCGCGTCGTTCACCGACACCGCCGCCTGGCTGATGAACAGCAGCGGAGCGCTCAGCTCGACGACGCGCACCCAGGTGATGCAGCAGCTGTTCGACCCGAACAGCGGAATCGGCCTGGACTTCCTGCGCAACCCGATGGGCGCCTCCGACCTGGCCCGGAGCAACTACTCCTTCGACGACATGCCCTCCGGCCAGACCGACCCGAGCCTCAGCCACTTCTCCATCTCCCACGACCTGGCCGACGTCCTGCCGCTGACCAAGCAGGCACGGCAGCTCAACCCGGCCCTCAAGGTCATGGCCACGCCATGGAGCGCGCCGGCCTGGATGAAGGACAACGGCACGTTCAACCAGCCCGGCTGGCTGCAGTCCCAGTACTACGCCGCGTACGCCCAGTACTTCGTGAAGTACATCCAGGCGTACCAGGCTCAGGGCGTGCCGATCGACTTCGTGTCCGCACAGAACGAGCCGACGTGCTGCGGCGGGTATCCGTCGATGAGCTGGAACGGCTCAGGTCTGGACTACTTCACCAAGACCAACCTGCTGCCGGCCTTCCACACCGCCGGCCTGTCCACGAAGGTCCTCGCACTGGACTGGAACTGGGACACCTACGCGAGCTACGGCGCGCCGCAGGTGGACGACACCGCCATCCGCAACGACCCCAACTTCGGCGGCATCGCCTGGCACGGCTACGGCGGCGACGTCGGCCAGCAGACCACGACGCACAACCAGTACCCGAACCTGGACGCCTACGACACCGAGCACTCCGGCGGCACCTGGATCGGGAACCAGCAGCAAGAGGACATGCACAACATCATCGACTACACCCGCAACTGGGGTAAGAGCGTGGTGAAGTGGTCGCTTGCCGTGGACCAGAACATGGGCCCGCACAACGGCGGCTGCGGCACCTGCACCGGACTGATCACCGTGCACAACGGCGACAGCCGCAGCGGGCAGGTCGACTACACGGTCGAGTATTACGACATGGGCCAGCTCACCAAGTTCGTCAAGCCCGGCGCATACCGCATCGACTCTACGGCCAACTCCTCCGTGCCCAACGTCGCCTGGCGCAACCCGGACGGCTCCAAGGCGCTCGTCGCCTACAACGACACCGGTTCCGCGCAGTCGATGAAGGTCAACTGGGGCGGCGAGTCGTTCACCTACTCCCTGCCGGCCAAGACCACCGCGACGTTCACCTGGAACGGCACGCAGAGCGGCAACGGCGGTGGCGGTGGCGGTGGCGGCACGGGCCAGATCACCGGCCTGGGCGGTAAGTGCGTCGACGTCGCCGGGGCCAGCTCGGCCAACGGCGCGGCGGTGCAGCTGTACGACTGCAACGGCTCGGGCGCGCAGCAGTGGACGGTCGGCTCCGACGGCACCATCAAGGCGCTCGGCAAGTGCATGGACCTGGCCTCGGCCGGTACGGCCAACGGCACGCAGGTCCAGCTGTACGACTGCAACGGCTCCGGCGCGCAGCAGTGGAGCAAGGGCGCGTCCA
- a CDS encoding DeoR/GlpR family DNA-binding transcription regulator: protein MYAEERQQEILRRTRDAGRVDVVTLAEDFGVTMETIRRDLTVLERAGTLRRVHGGAIPVERLGFEPALAARDAVMTAEKERIAKAALAELPADGSIIIDAGSTTGRLVQVLPSDRELTVIVNSPPLATILATRSNLNVIMLGGRVRGRTLATVDDWAMQPLARMRVDVAFMATNGISAEVGLTTPDPAEAAMKQSMIGAAQRTVLLVDHTKVGNDYLAKFASLADISVLITDTGLDSGLAADLAAAGPEVIRV from the coding sequence ATGTACGCCGAGGAACGACAGCAGGAGATTCTTCGGCGCACACGCGATGCGGGCCGCGTCGACGTGGTGACGCTCGCGGAGGACTTCGGCGTCACGATGGAGACGATCCGCCGGGACCTGACGGTTCTTGAGCGTGCCGGCACGCTGCGCCGCGTGCACGGCGGCGCCATCCCCGTCGAGCGCCTCGGCTTCGAGCCGGCGCTGGCGGCTCGCGACGCCGTCATGACCGCCGAGAAGGAACGCATCGCCAAGGCCGCCCTCGCCGAGCTCCCCGCCGACGGATCGATCATCATCGACGCCGGATCCACGACGGGGCGCCTGGTCCAGGTGCTGCCCAGCGACCGCGAGTTGACAGTGATCGTCAACTCGCCGCCGCTCGCCACCATCCTGGCCACCCGCTCCAACCTCAACGTGATCATGCTCGGTGGCAGGGTCCGCGGGCGTACGCTCGCGACCGTCGACGACTGGGCCATGCAGCCGCTCGCGCGAATGCGGGTCGATGTCGCGTTCATGGCCACGAACGGCATCTCCGCCGAGGTCGGCCTGACGACACCGGACCCGGCCGAGGCGGCCATGAAACAGTCGATGATCGGAGCCGCACAGCGCACGGTGCTCCTCGTCGACCACACCAAGGTCGGCAACGACTATCTCGCCAAGTTCGCGTCGCTGGCCGACATCAGCGTGCTGATCACCGATACCGGGCTGGACAGCGGGCTGGCCGCGGACCTGGCGGCCGCGGGGCCGGAGGTAATCCGCGTCTGA
- the ptsP gene encoding phosphoenolpyruvate--protein phosphotransferase — protein MPEELRGIGVSPGLAAGPVARMSPPPSLPEARTVKDPDEEVAVAARALEAAENRLRERAAQATGAARDILDAQSMIAADPTLKDGVTDRIKDGADAPHALRDTFDEHRRTLEGLGGYLAERAADLDDIAHRAIAAALGLPMPGVPQPGHPYVLVADDLAPADTATLDPANVLALVTERGGPTSHTAILARSLGLPAVVGCAGALGIADATAVTVDGTTGLVRAGVGDEEVDGVRARAAEERARLAGGTGPGRTSDGHAVDLMLNIGSAADLAGVDLTDVAGVGLFRTEFLFLDRHDAPDLEEQVDAYAEAFRLFERGTIVVRTLDAGADKPLPFLGLREEPNPALGVRGLRVAREQPEILDTQLEAIALAALETAADVWVMAPMVSTQPEAADFAARVRDHGLPTAGVMIEVPAAALRAGRFLDTVDFLSIGTNDLSQYTLAADRQSGGLADLLDPWQPALLELIGVCAAAGKTAGKSVGICGEAAADPFLAPVLAGLGITKLSMSPRGLPAVRASLAGHTLAECERLAALALDAGDAAEARAAVLAETNG, from the coding sequence ATGCCTGAGGAGCTGCGGGGTATCGGGGTCAGCCCCGGCCTCGCGGCCGGGCCGGTCGCGCGGATGAGCCCGCCGCCGTCCCTCCCCGAGGCGCGAACGGTCAAGGATCCGGATGAGGAGGTGGCGGTCGCGGCGCGCGCCCTGGAGGCCGCTGAGAACCGGCTCCGCGAGCGTGCGGCCCAGGCGACCGGCGCGGCGCGCGACATCCTCGACGCCCAGTCGATGATCGCCGCCGACCCCACGCTGAAGGACGGTGTCACCGACCGGATCAAGGACGGCGCGGACGCCCCGCACGCCCTGCGGGACACCTTCGACGAGCACCGCAGGACACTCGAAGGGCTCGGCGGATACCTCGCCGAGCGGGCGGCCGACCTGGACGACATCGCCCACCGCGCCATCGCCGCGGCACTCGGGCTGCCCATGCCCGGCGTGCCGCAGCCGGGCCACCCGTACGTCCTGGTCGCCGACGATCTCGCGCCGGCCGACACGGCCACCCTCGACCCGGCGAACGTCCTCGCGCTGGTGACCGAACGCGGCGGCCCGACGAGCCACACCGCCATCCTGGCCCGCTCGCTCGGCCTACCCGCCGTGGTCGGCTGTGCCGGCGCGCTCGGCATCGCGGATGCGACCGCCGTGACGGTGGACGGCACCACCGGTCTCGTACGCGCCGGAGTCGGCGACGAGGAGGTCGACGGCGTACGCGCACGGGCCGCCGAGGAGCGGGCACGGCTCGCCGGTGGCACGGGTCCGGGGCGCACCTCGGACGGGCACGCGGTCGACCTGATGCTCAACATCGGCTCGGCGGCCGACCTCGCCGGGGTCGACCTGACCGACGTCGCGGGTGTGGGACTGTTCCGCACGGAGTTCCTCTTCCTGGACCGGCACGACGCGCCTGACCTGGAGGAACAGGTGGACGCGTACGCCGAGGCGTTCCGTCTCTTCGAACGCGGCACGATCGTGGTCCGCACCCTCGACGCGGGAGCCGACAAGCCGCTGCCGTTCCTCGGCCTGCGTGAGGAGCCCAACCCCGCACTCGGCGTACGCGGCCTGCGGGTGGCGCGCGAGCAGCCGGAGATCCTGGACACCCAGCTCGAGGCCATCGCGCTCGCCGCCCTGGAGACCGCCGCCGACGTGTGGGTGATGGCGCCGATGGTCTCCACGCAGCCGGAGGCCGCCGACTTCGCCGCCCGGGTCCGCGACCACGGGCTGCCCACGGCCGGCGTGATGATCGAGGTACCGGCCGCGGCCCTGCGCGCCGGGCGGTTCCTGGACACCGTGGACTTCCTCAGCATCGGCACCAACGACCTGAGCCAGTACACGCTCGCCGCCGACCGGCAGAGCGGTGGCCTCGCCGACCTGCTCGACCCGTGGCAACCGGCGCTGCTGGAGCTGATCGGGGTCTGTGCGGCGGCCGGTAAGACCGCCGGCAAGTCCGTGGGCATCTGCGGTGAGGCGGCCGCCGACCCGTTTCTCGCCCCGGTGCTGGCCGGGCTCGGCATCACCAAGTTGTCCATGAGCCCGCGCGGGCTGCCCGCCGTACGGGCGAGCCTCGCCGGGCACACTCTCGCCGAATGCGAACGTCTTGCCGCGCTGGCGCTGGACGCCGGTGACGCGGCCGAGGCCCGTGCCGCGGTACTCGCCGAGACGAACGGCTGA
- a CDS encoding HPr family phosphocarrier protein produces the protein MSERTVTIASRTGLHARPAALFVKAAADQGVPVKIRVGDGKPVPAASMLAVLSLGAQKGTEVTLEADGPGADEALDSLAALLARDLDAEEPTDA, from the coding sequence ATGTCCGAGCGAACGGTAACGATCGCCTCCCGTACGGGTCTGCACGCACGGCCCGCCGCGCTGTTCGTCAAGGCCGCCGCCGACCAGGGCGTCCCGGTGAAGATCCGGGTCGGCGACGGCAAGCCCGTGCCGGCGGCCAGCATGCTCGCCGTGCTGTCGCTGGGCGCCCAGAAGGGCACCGAGGTCACCCTCGAGGCCGACGGGCCGGGCGCCGACGAGGCCCTGGACTCACTGGCCGCCCTGCTCGCCCGCGACCTGGACGCGGAGGAGCCGACCGATGCCTGA
- a CDS encoding zinc-dependent dehydrogenase produces the protein MKVARFYSPGDIRVEDAPEPSPGPGDVKIRVRNCSTCGTDVKISKFGHHHIRPPRVMGHEIAGEVVELGEGVTGWQPGDRVQVIAAIPDGTCEECRRGRMTVCPNQESMGYHYDGGFAEYTIVPAKVLAVDGLNHIPEGLGFDEASVAEPLACVLNGQELARIGEGDDVVIIGAGPIGCLHVRLARARGAARVFLADLNPDRLAMSAERVKPDAALHGTDLVDQVMKLTDGRGADAIITAAASGAAQEQGLQMAARQGRISFFGGLPKDNPVIACDSNLVHYRELTIVGANGSSPRHNAQALELIASGAVPVADLITHHLPLADVLEGIDIVARGTAIKVTIEP, from the coding sequence GTGAAGGTCGCCCGTTTCTACTCGCCCGGGGACATCCGCGTCGAGGATGCCCCCGAGCCCTCCCCCGGCCCCGGGGACGTCAAGATCCGGGTCCGGAACTGCTCGACCTGTGGCACCGACGTGAAGATCTCCAAGTTCGGTCACCACCACATCCGGCCGCCGCGGGTCATGGGGCATGAGATCGCCGGTGAGGTGGTCGAGCTCGGCGAGGGGGTCACCGGCTGGCAGCCGGGCGACCGCGTCCAGGTCATCGCGGCGATCCCGGACGGCACCTGCGAGGAGTGCCGCCGCGGCCGGATGACGGTGTGCCCGAACCAGGAGTCGATGGGCTACCACTACGACGGTGGCTTCGCCGAGTACACGATCGTGCCGGCCAAGGTGCTCGCCGTCGACGGCCTCAACCACATCCCGGAGGGGCTGGGCTTCGACGAGGCGTCGGTGGCCGAGCCGCTCGCGTGCGTGCTCAACGGCCAGGAGCTGGCCCGCATCGGCGAGGGCGACGACGTCGTGATCATCGGCGCCGGTCCGATCGGCTGCCTGCACGTACGCCTGGCCCGCGCACGCGGCGCCGCGCGCGTCTTCCTGGCCGACCTGAACCCCGACCGGCTGGCGATGTCCGCCGAGCGGGTCAAGCCGGACGCCGCGCTCCACGGCACCGACCTGGTCGACCAGGTGATGAAGCTGACCGACGGGCGGGGCGCCGACGCCATCATCACCGCGGCCGCCTCCGGCGCCGCGCAGGAGCAGGGGCTCCAGATGGCGGCACGGCAGGGCCGGATCAGCTTCTTCGGCGGGCTGCCGAAGGACAACCCGGTGATCGCCTGCGACTCCAACCTCGTGCACTACCGCGAGCTGACGATCGTGGGTGCCAACGGCTCCAGCCCCCGGCACAACGCCCAGGCTCTCGAGCTCATCGCCTCCGGCGCGGTCCCCGTGGCGGATCTGATAACCCATCACCTGCCGCTCGCGGATGTGCTCGAGGGCATCGACATCGTGGCCCGCGGCACCGCCATCAAGGTCACCATCGAACCCTGA
- a CDS encoding PTS sugar transporter subunit IIA — protein MPELLHRGAVRLDATATGRDDAIRQCGEALVRTGAVEPAYVVAMLEREQSVSTYVGEGVAIPHGTLNGKESVRHDAVSFVRFPDGVSWGDDQQVVLCIGIAAVGDGHVRLLSELAQILLDPDRARALRETNDIDEVVRLLQPAGEEEPA, from the coding sequence GTGCCTGAGCTCCTCCACCGCGGCGCCGTACGTCTCGACGCGACCGCGACCGGCCGCGACGACGCCATCCGCCAGTGTGGCGAGGCGCTCGTGCGGACCGGCGCGGTGGAGCCGGCGTACGTCGTCGCGATGCTCGAACGCGAGCAGTCCGTGTCGACGTACGTCGGGGAGGGCGTCGCGATCCCGCACGGCACCCTGAACGGCAAGGAGTCCGTACGCCATGACGCGGTCTCCTTCGTCCGGTTCCCTGACGGCGTGAGCTGGGGCGATGACCAGCAGGTGGTGCTCTGTATCGGCATCGCCGCGGTCGGCGACGGCCACGTACGCCTGCTGTCCGAGCTCGCCCAGATCCTGCTCGACCCCGACCGGGCACGTGCCCTGCGGGAGACGAACGACATCGACGAAGTGGTACGGCTGCTGCAGCCGGCCGGAGAAGAGGAACCAGCGTGA
- a CDS encoding PTS lactose transporter subunit IIB: protein MNGKDVKKIVVACDAGMGSSVMLASQLRKELKKFDVEVEHTPVNTIPGDADIVVCHQGLAARAAAGAGGKPIVKFQVFIGDPAVKSLVNAIKNGGEISA, encoded by the coding sequence ATGAACGGCAAGGACGTAAAGAAGATCGTCGTGGCCTGCGACGCCGGAATGGGCAGCAGCGTCATGCTGGCCAGCCAGCTGCGCAAGGAGCTGAAGAAGTTCGACGTCGAGGTGGAGCACACCCCGGTCAACACCATCCCCGGGGACGCGGACATCGTCGTCTGTCACCAGGGCCTCGCCGCACGCGCGGCGGCCGGCGCCGGCGGCAAGCCGATCGTCAAGTTCCAGGTCTTCATCGGCGACCCCGCCGTGAAGAGCCTCGTCAACGCGATCAAGAACGGCGGCGAAATCAGTGCCTGA